In Suttonella indologenes, one genomic interval encodes:
- a CDS encoding DNA polymerase III subunit chi, which yields MSQPLVRFYVFAHAQTQARYRLVCQLADKALTQAQRVFILCADEAMCHALDVYLWQYPEQAFLPHAVVGSAEADEAKILLAAAPNRAGDCDVLINLSLETQTDIPRACSRIFEIVIQEPQVLAATRRRYKHYQERELSLETHHLKSE from the coding sequence ATGAGTCAGCCGCTGGTACGTTTTTATGTCTTTGCCCATGCGCAGACGCAGGCACGTTATCGTCTGGTCTGCCAATTGGCGGATAAGGCTTTGACGCAGGCGCAGCGCGTCTTCATTCTGTGTGCGGATGAGGCGATGTGCCATGCGCTAGATGTGTATTTGTGGCAGTATCCCGAGCAGGCTTTTTTGCCGCATGCCGTGGTCGGCAGCGCAGAGGCGGATGAGGCGAAGATTTTGCTTGCCGCCGCGCCGAATCGCGCCGGCGACTGCGATGTGCTGATTAATTTAAGTTTGGAAACGCAGACGGATATACCGCGCGCCTGTTCGCGCATTTTTGAGATTGTGATTCAAGAGCCGCAGGTTTTGGCTGCCACGCGCAGGCGCTATAAGCATTATCAGGAAAGAGAATTATCGCTGGAAACGCATCATTTGAAAAGCGAATAA
- a CDS encoding DUF1848 domain-containing protein translates to MIISASRKTDIPAFYSDWFFNRLKVGFVLYKNPFNANQVHRVELTPENVDAFIFWTRNPKPFMERLDLLEPYIYYFQYTITGYPRYLEKSTPNPYKAIETFKELSQKIGKERVIWRYDPILLSNTLTIAEHKRLFAKIAGLLNGFTDKVVISFADFYAKTERNLKIVQIPIKQEAEIEQKFEFFNILDPKFDDDLRDLISFMMQTAAENGMNIETCAEEIDLKKRYGINIEHGKCIDNELLEKIAKNKGFPSKKDKGQRKECGCVESRDIGIYDTCVHGCQYCYATTKHDKAIENRKLHNPNSPFLLGDFPTSFTVEQREEKLKMPQPNSKKNDSKQQPILFNFLD, encoded by the coding sequence ATGATTATCAGTGCAAGCCGTAAAACAGATATCCCTGCTTTTTATTCAGATTGGTTTTTCAATCGGTTAAAAGTTGGTTTTGTACTGTATAAAAATCCGTTTAATGCTAATCAAGTTCATCGTGTTGAATTAACACCTGAAAATGTTGATGCCTTTATATTTTGGACACGCAACCCAAAGCCATTTATGGAACGTTTGGATTTACTTGAGCCGTATATCTATTATTTTCAATATACCATTACAGGCTATCCACGTTATTTGGAAAAATCCACGCCTAATCCATATAAAGCGATTGAGACTTTTAAAGAATTAAGCCAAAAAATTGGCAAAGAAAGGGTAATCTGGCGTTATGATCCGATTTTATTGTCTAACACTTTAACGATTGCCGAGCATAAACGCTTATTTGCAAAAATCGCAGGATTGCTGAACGGTTTTACCGATAAAGTCGTGATTAGTTTTGCCGATTTCTATGCAAAAACCGAACGCAACCTTAAAATTGTACAAATCCCTATTAAACAGGAAGCTGAAATTGAACAAAAATTTGAATTTTTTAATATTTTAGACCCAAAATTTGATGATGATTTGCGTGATTTGATTTCATTTATGATGCAAACTGCTGCTGAAAATGGCATGAATATAGAAACTTGCGCGGAAGAAATTGATTTAAAAAAACGTTATGGAATTAATATTGAGCATGGTAAATGTATTGACAATGAATTGTTAGAGAAAATTGCAAAAAATAAAGGTTTTCCCAGCAAGAAAGATAAAGGGCAGCGTAAAGAATGTGGTTGTGTGGAAAGTAGAGATATTGGCATCTATGATACCTGTGTGCATGGTTGTCAATATTGTTATGCAACAACCAAACATGATAAAGCTATTGAAAATAGAAAATTACATAATCCCAATAGCCCCTTTTTACTTGGTGATTTTCCTACAAGTTTTACTGTTGAACAACGTGAAGAGAAATTAAAAATGCCACAGCCAAACTCTAAGAAAAATGATAGTAAACAGCAACCAATTTTATTTAATTTTTTAGATTAA
- a CDS encoding SulP family inorganic anion transporter has product MWTEIKHAAIQYLIRLFSMLFAMRAWLGISNGRTIRYDFWAGLTGAVMVLPQGIAFAMIAGLPPEFGLYSAIVVQLIAGFFGSSWHMVSGPTVALSIVIPGIVSNYAVIGSPHYIGLSLSLMFMVGLIQLSFGLFRFGSLVNFISHTVIIGFTAGAGLLIVMSQLSTALGVSLTQGLSFLEKLPALWAQLPHIHLPSVLVAAATLCSAIAVRRIKRSYPHMLIGMLVGSIVCVLLGDYTKEVERLGALPAALPQIGLPSLDFGLFANMFPSAFALALLGLIEAVSIARSIAIRSHQRIDSNQEFFGQGLSNLVGSCCSCYVGSGSFNRSAINYDAGARTPLALLFTSLIIIAVLFFIPWITRYLPLPAMAATIVLAGYNLFDFSHIKLIAKSSRNEFSIIVVTFLSTLFLNLEFAIYAGVILSLVLYLQKTSHPLLSLVDFSSVQPVFEEGVAPVKLTVLRLDGSLFFGAVNHVQNTLADLSKGRGWQHVVLLTEGMNLLDVSGIEMLVAEKQRLQENGGDLYLIGMKPHVRRKLRKTPYWRQLGGQYNIFDSTYIAFRNLCKTLGIRNYREFMKHLFRDYNKL; this is encoded by the coding sequence ATGTGGACAGAGATTAAACACGCCGCCATTCAATACCTTATCCGCTTATTTTCCATGCTATTCGCCATGCGCGCTTGGCTGGGCATCAGCAATGGACGCACGATTCGATATGATTTTTGGGCCGGGCTGACAGGAGCGGTGATGGTGCTGCCGCAGGGCATCGCTTTCGCCATGATTGCCGGTTTGCCGCCTGAGTTCGGCTTATACAGCGCGATTGTGGTGCAACTTATTGCCGGCTTTTTCGGTTCTTCTTGGCATATGGTCAGCGGGCCGACAGTGGCGCTTTCTATCGTCATACCGGGGATTGTCAGCAATTATGCCGTTATCGGCAGTCCGCATTATATCGGCTTGTCTTTATCGCTGATGTTTATGGTCGGGTTGATTCAATTATCTTTCGGCTTGTTCCGCTTCGGCAGTTTGGTCAATTTTATCTCGCATACCGTGATTATCGGCTTTACCGCCGGCGCAGGGCTTTTGATTGTGATGAGTCAATTGTCCACCGCTTTGGGGGTCAGCCTCACGCAGGGCTTGTCTTTTTTAGAAAAACTGCCTGCGCTGTGGGCGCAATTGCCGCATATACATCTGCCGAGCGTCTTAGTAGCGGCGGCGACCTTATGCAGCGCGATTGCAGTGCGCCGTATCAAGCGGTCTTATCCGCATATGCTGATCGGCATGTTGGTCGGCAGTATTGTCTGCGTCTTATTAGGCGATTACACAAAAGAAGTCGAGCGTTTGGGGGCATTGCCCGCCGCTTTACCGCAAATCGGCCTGCCAAGTTTAGATTTCGGCTTATTCGCCAATATGTTTCCCTCCGCCTTCGCCTTGGCATTATTGGGATTGATTGAAGCGGTCTCGATTGCGCGTTCCATCGCCATTCGTTCGCATCAAAGAATTGACAGCAATCAGGAATTTTTCGGGCAGGGCTTGTCGAATCTGGTCGGCAGCTGTTGCTCCTGCTATGTTGGCTCGGGCTCGTTTAACCGCAGCGCCATCAATTACGATGCCGGCGCGCGCACGCCCTTGGCATTGCTGTTTACCTCTTTGATTATTATCGCGGTATTGTTTTTCATCCCTTGGATAACGCGCTATCTGCCGCTGCCGGCAATGGCGGCGACCATCGTCTTGGCAGGCTATAATCTCTTTGATTTCTCTCATATCAAATTGATTGCCAAAAGCAGCCGCAATGAATTTTCGATTATTGTGGTGACTTTCCTCTCCACTTTATTCTTAAATCTGGAATTCGCCATTTACGCGGGCGTCATTCTGTCATTAGTTCTCTATTTGCAAAAAACCTCGCATCCTTTATTGAGTTTGGTGGATTTTTCCAGCGTACAACCGGTATTTGAAGAGGGTGTAGCACCGGTGAAACTCACGGTATTGCGCCTAGACGGTTCTTTATTTTTCGGCGCGGTCAATCATGTGCAAAATACTCTAGCGGATTTAAGCAAAGGCCGCGGCTGGCAACATGTGGTTTTGCTGACCGAAGGCATGAATTTGCTTGATGTTTCGGGCATTGAAATGCTGGTGGCGGAAAAGCAAAGACTGCAAGAAAACGGCGGCGATTTGTATTTAATCGGCATGAAGCCGCATGTGCGGCGCAAATTGCGCAAAACTCCGTATTGGCGGCAGCTGGGGGGGCAATACAATATCTTCGACAGCACCTATATCGCCTTCCGTAATTTGTGCAAGACGCTCGGCATTCGCAATTATCGCGAATTTATGAAACATCTGTTTCGCGATTACAACAAACTATAA
- a CDS encoding alpha/beta fold hydrolase, which produces MSSYPHVMDAQCRPIVDIAALGAQFAALEVYFARLPSDFDARHLQIFLCSKNTASSWQALPILGVVPLPNGGYYLSFAAHEFSAARKYQFFDADAFTQRSAEAQWRILWRGQELRLRLLPPRISALDAFQEYAYRDIRYFLHSPNTSEQAAPLIICLHGGGEGGSGGEIHSPLLADKMAHWMFGADMQPYFPKAFVLVPQCPTYWLDNFVFNQRLCRAARNYTADLQTIIEQVLAFEPRIDRRRIYLIGASMGAYQSLRLLVAAPQYFAAAALACPAALPDAAEFSGNVPLWLVHAQGDTVAPIEPARQWAQLLRARNYPLRSDFPAAVQVQNQAVNAHGVYLMMYENACFGHETGILEWLSQQRRRCD; this is translated from the coding sequence ATGTCCTCTTATCCGCATGTTATGGATGCTCAATGCCGTCCGATTGTTGATATTGCCGCCTTGGGCGCGCAGTTTGCAGCTCTCGAAGTGTATTTTGCCCGCCTGCCGAGTGATTTTGATGCTCGGCATCTGCAAATCTTTCTATGCAGTAAAAATACGGCTTCCTCTTGGCAAGCCCTGCCCATCTTAGGCGTCGTGCCGCTGCCAAATGGCGGCTATTATTTGTCTTTTGCCGCTCATGAATTTAGCGCTGCACGCAAATACCAGTTTTTTGATGCCGATGCCTTTACCCAGCGTTCAGCCGAAGCGCAATGGCGGATACTGTGGCGCGGACAAGAACTGCGATTGCGCCTTCTGCCGCCGCGTATTTCGGCATTAGATGCATTTCAAGAATACGCCTACCGCGATATACGCTATTTTCTGCATAGTCCCAATACGTCAGAGCAAGCCGCGCCTTTGATTATCTGTCTGCATGGCGGCGGCGAAGGCGGCAGCGGCGGAGAAATTCACAGTCCGCTATTGGCGGATAAGATGGCACATTGGATGTTCGGCGCCGATATGCAGCCTTATTTCCCGAAGGCTTTTGTTCTAGTGCCGCAATGCCCGACTTATTGGCTGGATAATTTTGTTTTCAATCAGCGCCTGTGTCGCGCGGCACGCAATTACACAGCGGATTTGCAGACTATTATCGAACAAGTATTGGCATTTGAGCCTCGTATTGACCGTCGCCGCATTTATCTTATCGGCGCTTCTATGGGCGCTTATCAATCTTTGCGTTTATTAGTCGCTGCGCCGCAGTATTTTGCCGCGGCGGCACTGGCTTGTCCGGCGGCATTGCCCGATGCGGCAGAATTTAGCGGTAATGTGCCGCTGTGGCTTGTGCATGCACAGGGCGATACGGTTGCCCCGATTGAGCCCGCGCGGCAATGGGCGCAGTTATTGCGGGCAAGGAATTATCCGCTGCGTAGCGATTTTCCCGCCGCAGTACAGGTGCAAAATCAGGCGGTAAATGCACACGGCGTGTATTTGATGATGTATGAAAACGCCTGCTTCGGACATGAAACAGGCATATTGGAATGGTTAAGTCAGCAAAGGAGAAGATGCGATTGA
- a CDS encoding copper resistance protein NlpE, giving the protein MQKNTRSAYMALLSLSLVLSACSSTDTGTQQSNKAIASLAAGANYAEVANARQKLQWTGVYQGIFPCTSCEGIATMLTIKPDMSFSLRTRELGREDIDKKSEGKFVWLSDNSHIQLQGTDSKRVFRIGDGFMELMGANGKPVTTANRKDFILEKTD; this is encoded by the coding sequence ATGCAAAAAAACACACGCAGCGCCTACATGGCATTATTAAGCCTCAGCCTTGTATTAAGTGCTTGTAGCAGCACAGATACAGGCACTCAGCAAAGTAACAAAGCCATAGCAAGCTTAGCCGCCGGCGCCAATTACGCCGAAGTAGCCAATGCGCGGCAAAAATTGCAATGGACAGGTGTTTATCAAGGCATTTTCCCTTGCACGAGCTGTGAAGGTATTGCCACCATGCTCACCATCAAGCCCGACATGAGCTTCAGCTTACGCACGCGCGAACTGGGACGCGAAGACATTGATAAGAAAAGCGAAGGCAAATTCGTCTGGCTCAGCGATAACAGCCATATCCAATTACAAGGCACGGATAGTAAAAGAGTCTTCCGTATCGGCGACGGCTTCATGGAGCTGATGGGCGCCAATGGCAAACCGGTAACTACCGCCAACCGCAAAGATTTTATTCTGGAAAAAACGGATTAG
- a CDS encoding chromosome segregation SMC family protein produces the protein MRLTAIRLAGFKSFADNTVFPVDAPVTGIIGPNGCGKSNIIDAVRWVLGESAAKQLRGQSLTDVIFGGAKSRRASGMATVALHFDNSAGAAGGAFAEYGEIVVQRRVSSDGESHYSINQQRCRRKDVVELLQGTGVGARSYAVIEQGMVSRIVESKPEELRAFIEEAAGIGVYKSRRKDSEKRMEQTREHLARHDDRLEQLAKQRQRLGQEAETARIYREYQSEHSELSHRLASWKINRLQLQIAHVDKDYQQEEQALADAMIAEEQANQAAEAAQQQAQTARQDYDRQRQHREQQQAQLRQQEQQLHQQQQQAQHLAQRIAEAQTRLQRFNSQLQADDHETLAWQADSDSKSSALKQIEQDIVQYQSSVAEAEQAQQSRHAAYEEARQLHNRLQFRIERAAQRSQEAKARQEKLHERLGQQQQEAGEDEEQQFALEENQMAIESLQIALEHSQAVYESAQETRASCQAAAANAAAQFSDADKQLQAIKHRLQALADWLPQQHNDTDNGGEALYQRLTISAQWQTAIERHFAARLNSSINHIPNAEGILAAGSAPAAWQDIIDSPAALGALLAYLQPLAQYDADIAREQLPAGQYFLSLDGSIIGQDAYLPALAHDNQGLMQRLAELQDLEARQEAQKQRLAECGAAMDSAEQRLMQAREAEKQAQQALSAQEKQLQGLQHQQQLLRQSAEHQRNLRAKEAQARLALQEDIAAAEQVYQDAQQELAEAQRESAHLSDIGSLEQARDQANEALKKAQTALREQENLRQQIAQDIHTLQTQIEAQSRQQQRLTREIQDNRRQIETWQQEAEELQYLMEEQQLSLENSRLIDEDSEAAYQSALAAWDSSQIALQDAKERQSAGVHARQLAAERLDNRHERLENLENQLQQQLAAIQQDDRPIIAFAADETIDENALNTRIRGLKNAMDKLGAVNLAAVEAFKQSDSEYQSLHQQCEDLRNTLNMLTQAIAVLDNETRSRLSSTFDSVNAYFSEYFPLLFRGGEGKMQWTQGDILEAGISLVVRPPGKKVKNLSVLSGGEKALTAVALVFAFFKLNPAPFCLLDEIDAPLDDANVGRLCALLREMSLNTQFIMITHHKRSMQSCDRLIGVTMSEPGVSRLVSVKFEDVAEK, from the coding sequence ATGCGCCTGACCGCTATCCGCCTTGCCGGATTCAAATCTTTTGCCGATAACACGGTATTTCCCGTTGATGCGCCGGTTACCGGCATAATCGGACCCAACGGCTGCGGCAAATCCAATATCATTGATGCGGTACGCTGGGTGTTGGGCGAAAGCGCGGCAAAACAATTGCGCGGACAATCGCTGACCGATGTGATTTTCGGCGGTGCAAAATCACGCCGCGCCAGCGGCATGGCAACGGTTGCCCTGCACTTTGATAATAGCGCAGGCGCCGCCGGCGGCGCTTTTGCCGAATACGGCGAGATTGTGGTGCAGCGCCGTGTCAGCTCGGACGGCGAGTCGCATTACAGCATCAATCAGCAGCGTTGCCGGCGCAAAGATGTAGTCGAGCTGCTGCAAGGTACAGGCGTCGGCGCGCGCAGCTATGCCGTCATCGAACAAGGCATGGTCAGCCGCATCGTCGAATCCAAACCGGAAGAATTGCGCGCCTTTATTGAAGAAGCGGCGGGCATCGGCGTGTATAAAAGTCGGCGCAAAGACAGCGAAAAGCGCATGGAGCAAACGCGCGAACATTTGGCGCGCCATGACGACCGCCTCGAGCAATTGGCGAAGCAGCGCCAGCGTTTGGGACAAGAGGCGGAAACAGCGAGGATTTATCGCGAATATCAAAGCGAACACAGCGAATTGAGCCACCGCCTTGCCAGTTGGAAAATCAACCGCCTGCAATTGCAAATCGCCCATGTGGACAAGGATTACCAACAAGAAGAACAGGCACTTGCCGATGCCATGATTGCCGAAGAGCAAGCCAATCAAGCCGCCGAAGCGGCGCAGCAGCAGGCACAAACCGCACGTCAAGACTATGATAGACAGCGGCAGCATCGTGAACAGCAGCAAGCTCAGTTACGCCAACAAGAACAGCAACTGCATCAGCAACAGCAGCAAGCTCAACATTTGGCGCAGCGCATTGCCGAAGCGCAAACGCGTTTGCAACGTTTTAACAGCCAATTGCAAGCCGATGACCATGAAACTCTTGCTTGGCAAGCCGACAGCGACAGCAAAAGCAGCGCGCTGAAGCAGATTGAGCAAGATATTGTGCAATATCAATCCTCAGTCGCAGAGGCGGAACAAGCGCAGCAAAGCCGTCATGCCGCCTATGAAGAAGCGCGGCAATTGCACAATCGCCTGCAATTTCGCATCGAACGCGCCGCCCAACGCAGCCAAGAAGCCAAAGCGCGGCAAGAAAAACTGCATGAACGCTTAGGGCAGCAGCAACAGGAAGCGGGCGAGGATGAAGAGCAGCAATTTGCCTTAGAAGAAAATCAAATGGCGATAGAAAGTCTGCAAATCGCCTTAGAGCACAGTCAAGCCGTATATGAAAGCGCTCAAGAAACGCGCGCAAGCTGTCAAGCAGCCGCCGCCAATGCCGCTGCACAATTCAGCGATGCCGACAAGCAACTGCAAGCGATTAAGCACCGCCTGCAAGCCCTCGCCGATTGGCTGCCGCAGCAGCATAATGATACAGATAACGGCGGCGAAGCCCTCTATCAGCGATTAACCATTAGCGCGCAATGGCAAACTGCCATCGAACGCCATTTTGCCGCGCGCCTTAACAGCAGCATTAACCACATTCCCAATGCCGAAGGCATTTTGGCGGCGGGCAGCGCGCCTGCTGCTTGGCAAGACATTATTGACAGCCCTGCCGCCTTGGGCGCCTTGCTCGCCTATCTGCAGCCTTTGGCGCAATACGATGCAGACATTGCACGCGAACAATTGCCGGCAGGACAATATTTCCTCAGCCTTGACGGCAGCATCATCGGACAAGACGCCTATCTGCCCGCCCTCGCCCACGACAATCAAGGCTTGATGCAGCGCCTTGCCGAGCTGCAAGACTTAGAAGCCCGACAAGAAGCGCAAAAACAGCGATTGGCTGAATGCGGCGCCGCAATGGACAGCGCTGAGCAGCGTTTGATGCAGGCGCGCGAGGCGGAAAAACAAGCCCAACAAGCCTTATCTGCCCAAGAAAAACAATTGCAAGGACTTCAGCATCAGCAGCAATTGCTGCGCCAAAGCGCCGAACATCAGCGCAATTTGCGCGCCAAAGAAGCACAAGCACGGCTTGCCCTGCAAGAAGACATTGCCGCCGCCGAACAAGTTTATCAAGATGCCCAGCAGGAACTGGCGGAAGCGCAGCGCGAAAGCGCCCATTTAAGCGATATCGGCAGCTTAGAACAGGCGCGTGACCAAGCAAATGAAGCATTGAAAAAGGCACAAACGGCGCTGCGCGAACAGGAAAATCTCCGTCAGCAGATTGCCCAAGACATTCACACTCTGCAAACGCAAATTGAAGCGCAAAGCCGTCAGCAGCAACGCTTGACCCGCGAAATTCAGGACAACCGCCGCCAAATCGAGACTTGGCAGCAGGAAGCGGAAGAATTGCAATACTTAATGGAAGAACAGCAGCTCAGTCTTGAAAACAGCCGCTTAATCGATGAAGACAGCGAAGCCGCCTATCAAAGCGCCCTCGCCGCTTGGGATAGCAGCCAAATCGCCCTGCAAGACGCCAAAGAGCGGCAAAGCGCCGGTGTGCACGCGCGCCAGCTCGCCGCAGAACGTTTGGACAACCGCCATGAACGTCTGGAGAATCTGGAAAACCAATTGCAGCAGCAATTAGCCGCTATCCAACAAGACGATCGCCCGATTATCGCTTTCGCCGCCGATGAGACAATAGATGAAAACGCGCTCAATACGCGGATTCGCGGCTTAAAAAATGCGATGGACAAACTGGGCGCAGTCAATCTCGCCGCCGTCGAAGCCTTCAAGCAAAGCGACAGCGAATATCAAAGTCTGCACCAGCAATGCGAAGATTTGCGCAATACCCTCAATATGCTCACACAGGCGATTGCCGTATTGGACAATGAAACGCGCAGCCGCCTCAGCAGCACCTTTGACAGCGTCAATGCCTATTTCAGCGAGTACTTCCCTCTGCTCTTTCGCGGCGGCGAAGGCAAAATGCAATGGACGCAAGGCGATATTTTGGAAGCCGGCATCAGTTTGGTAGTGCGTCCACCGGGGAAAAAGGTTAAAAATCTCAGCGTATTATCCGGCGGCGAAAAAGCGCTTACCGCGGTTGCCCTCGTATTTGCTTTCTTCAAACTCAATCCGGCGCCCTTCTGCCTGCTGGATGAAATCGACGCGCCGTTGGATGATGCCAATGTCGGCCGCCTCTGCGCCCTGTTGCGCGAAATGTCGCTTAATACGCAATTCATCATGATTACCCACCATAAGCGCTCTATGCAGTCTTGCGACCGCCTAATCGGCGTTACCATGAGCGAACCGGGCGTGTCGCGTTTGGTCTCGGTCAAATTTGAAGACGTGGCAGAAAAATAA